A genome region from Trueperaceae bacterium includes the following:
- a CDS encoding nitrous oxide reductase accessory protein NosL — protein sequence MGTGIDRRTFIRMTGYALGAALLGSQRAWADPRAIAFGVDVCPYCSMTVVDLRFTAQVVTPTGLVHHYDAIECLADHLMGHGPTPPDVAETYLANRAASTREDVVFLQAEKAVVLCHARLRTPMGGGLAAFADRAAAVEFAAAGRLSRAEVLSWSEVLERGRGHPWVPEY from the coding sequence GTGGGTACAGGTATCGACCGCCGCACGTTCATCCGGATGACGGGCTACGCCCTCGGCGCGGCCCTGCTCGGGTCACAGCGGGCGTGGGCGGACCCGCGCGCGATCGCCTTCGGAGTAGACGTGTGCCCCTACTGCAGCATGACGGTCGTCGACCTGCGCTTCACGGCGCAGGTCGTCACCCCTACCGGACTCGTGCACCACTACGATGCTATCGAGTGCCTGGCGGACCACCTTATGGGACATGGACCGACCCCGCCCGACGTGGCCGAGACCTATTTGGCGAATCGGGCGGCGAGCACGAGGGAAGACGTGGTCTTCCTCCAAGCGGAGAAAGCGGTCGTTCTGTGCCATGCCCGTCTCCGCACCCCAATGGGGGGCGGGTTGGCGGCCTTCGCCGACCGGGCGGCCGCTGTAGAGTTCGCCGCGGCGGGTCGGCTCTCCAGAGCAGAGGTTCTCTCCTGGTCCGAGGTACTTGAGCGCGGGCGTGGCCACCCTTGGGTGCCGGAGTACTGA